One stretch of Acropora muricata isolate sample 2 chromosome 12, ASM3666990v1, whole genome shotgun sequence DNA includes these proteins:
- the LOC136892680 gene encoding uncharacterized protein has protein sequence MWCNKVQASIKTCKRQFYERKVKSLKRTNVSRWWKEVKNISGFSTKDGMWCNQLLDLLTPWAPCKSHGPDGILNVILESFSFELVPVICELYNSSLREGFIPPLLKSACVLPLPKKRPAQSVNNDIRSISLTCQISKVMEGLTLSWLAPAVLADLDAKQFATPGKSTEQAIAYILHLVLENPDCGNCSAPSTFIELCCQQTSWILRKYCVVYLPPISKEEMNEL, from the exons ATGTGGTGTAACAAGGTGCAGGCGTCAATAAAGACCTGTAAACGTCAGTTCTATGAAAGGAAAGTTAAATCTCTGAAGCGCACTAATGTTAGCAGGTGGTGGAAAGAGGTAAAAAATATCTCTGGCTTCTCCACGAAGGATGGCATGTGGTGTAATCAACTTCTGGACCTGCTGACCCCTTGGGCACCTTGT AAATCTCATGGCCCGGACGGTATTCTGAATGTTATCCTTGAGTCATTCTCCTTCGAGTTGGTGCCGGTCATCTGCGAACTCTATAATTCTTCGTTGAGGGAAGGTTTTATTCCTCCACTCCTTAAGTCAGCTTGTGTCCTTCCTCTCCCTAAGAAAAGGCCTGCACAATCTGTGAATAATGATATTAGATCTATCTCCTTGACTTGCCAAATATCAAAGGTCATGGAAGGGCTCACACTATCTTGGCTGGCACCTGCTGTTCTTGCAGATCTCGACGCTAAGCAGTTTGCAACACCCGGAAAATCAACTGAACAGGCTATTGCTTATATTCTCCATCTTGTTCTAGAAAATCCCGACTGCGGCAATTGCTCTGCTCCTTCCACTTTCATTGAACTTTGCTGTCAACAAACAAGTTGGATATTGAGAAAATATTGTGTAGTGTATTTGCCTCCCATTTCCAAAGAAGAAATGAATGAGCTTTAA